In a genomic window of Anomalospiza imberbis isolate Cuckoo-Finch-1a 21T00152 chromosome 5, ASM3175350v1, whole genome shotgun sequence:
- the ZFC3H1 gene encoding zinc finger C3H1 domain-containing protein isoform X1 has product MAAAEAAAAPDPSGLSPKEEGELEDGEISDDDNNGFGSYGGGSEPAGGLGNGGSSSSRPYSRRRPPPGLHGSGSMSSPGRPFPRSRHQPPPDTGHVHGHGGYRPKDSFRSHPPAPRMPPGSHSDTGPRLSFWERSHNALDRFRFRGRPYRGGGRWGRSRGCSDRPGNPPGRPPGGGGGAGFGSSQGWREPSPRKSKTFGRSPSRKQNHSSKNESSVEESFEDLLLKYKQIQLELEHINKDERLALSNREENEKQDGEKTVDTEDQKTIENDSIKTDTVKEGPPEEKNPVMGFQAFELKPLRQKLPTPAERSRLKKGKEGMKQSSQKSEASESGQGTEDKEQTSVRKLSSSDVASEKKLLDDEEEMSELQLRLLALQSASKKWQQKEQQVMKESKEKLTKTKSVTQKIKASTKAHSTKKPSTTGKQALRKQQTKTSKKMQQQKELDRRQKEEDQRKQEEEEERRKREEEIRKIRDLSNQEEQYNRFMKLVGGKRRSRSRSSDTDLRWSLDKQSTESAGGIYQYDNYDEVAMDTDSETNSPASSPVQPPFFECPVGYFPPPVPPISLPLPPPIPPVPSLSHLYMEGIPCVSLEPPPPLPPLPPEEPEQPPKPPFADEEEEEEMLLREELLKSLANKRAFRAEETSSNSGPPSPPVPENLQPVPRSNLSAVSINTVSQPRVQSTKFVRVPRLPRAVITLPKHKSVVVTLNDSDDSESDGEPSNSTSSVFGGLESMIKEARRNVEASKIKAPPKSEKENDPMRTPEALPEDKKIEYRLLKEEIASREKQRLIKSDPVKNNLSPANSDGEVDGIGRIAVVTKQVTEAEAKLKKNRMLLIKDESVLKNLLQQQAKKRENVRIAENKINKLAEQLQATEKILNANKAFLKRLQEHIHKVQQRVTVKKALALKYGEELARAKAVASKEIGKRKLEQDHLGPSKMLKLDTSPASSPKKPSAELIALEKKRLQQLEYEYALKIQKLKEARALQTKEQSNTTPHVEEESEFALPQPSLHDLTQDKLTLDSEENYFDDEVLSNSNRERRRSFRESNSFTKPNLKHMDTPKQETINKLSKKASEEPELFLGLNIDELKKLYAKADSLKELLMKSTVFIVPKEDILCGQEISVDMDFFTSQSKQAEVKPFPFGPYRSPLLLFKSYRFSPYFRTKEKLYLSSITYSNMIEPKQCFCRFDLTGTCNDDDCQWQHMKDCTLSRKQLFQDILSYNLELIGCSEKSTDEEISTATEKYVEKLFGINRDRMSVDQMAVLLASNVNESKSHTPPHTTWKEKRKWRPKYWRKPLLDSSSSEEEQFVGPIKYAHPTEHKKRVPVLDTVVTPDDVRYFTSETDDISNLEASVQENPCDVQLWIKLAYKYLNQNESSSSECLDSTLNVLARALENNKENPEIWCHYLRLFSKRGTKEEIQEMCETAVEYAPSYQIWWTFLNLENSFDGKDYVCGRMLQFLMEVTGGGENPNLVSFQLLETLLYRVHLSLFTGRHQNALVLLQNALKSANEKIIAERLTASDRCLAWLAYIHLIEFGVLPVKFYDPANVSPSRIVHKEPFLIPWQTAQDVKTDPDTLLAMFEDAVKTCTDESLEADKRIATCFPLYRNMIALLKLLERWESAAELCRSLLELCPNNCQLLESLATLYLQMKQSENAHKVWIGAFEKNPQNAEIFYRLCKFLVSQERSSSILPLLQDFVAAFFENTCQEHGPMDLLRYLLNFPMPIEFTSPLYKEHLTDDVVNQQIPYLWQIYCLCQSLHASVGEALDAYEAALGAVMQQETVQNIWLDYLVFLNSKVVESSNKVQEFKLFTDLVNRCLVTVPTQYPIPFSTADYWTNYEFHNKVILFYLSCIPKSQHSKTLERFCSTMPTNPGLALRLLLRYWEESNVQILKLQAKMFTYNIPTCLAIWKIAIAAECFLMGQREVHHLYQRALQKLPLCATLWKDQLLFEASGGGKTDNLRKLVSKCQEVGVSLDELLNLNTYRTENKNL; this is encoded by the exons ATGGCGGCCGCggaggcggcggccgcgccCGACCCCAGCGGGCTGTCCCcgaaggaggaaggggagctGGAGGATGGCGAAATCAGCGACGATGACAACAACGGCTTCGGGTCCTATGGCGGCGGCTCCGAGCCCGCCGGCGGCCTCGGTAACGGCGGTAGCAGCAGTAGCAGGCCGTACTCGAggcgccggccgccgcccgGGCTCCACGGGAGCGGCTCCATGTCCTCCCCCGGGCGGCCCTTCCCGCGCTCGCGGCACCAGCCCCCGCCCGACACGGGACACGTGCACGGCCACGGCGGGTACCGGCCTAAGGACTCGTTCCGCTCCCACCCGCCAGCGCCGCGGATGCCGCCGGGCTCGCACTCCGACACGGGCCCCCGGCTCTCCTTCTGGGAGCGCAGCCACAACGCCCTGGATCGGTTCCGCTTCCGAGGCCGGCCCTACCGGGGCGGTGGGCGCTGGGGCCGGAGCCGAGGCTGCAGCGATCGGCCAGGCAACCCTCCGGGGAGGCCGCCCGGAGGGGGAGGCGGCGCCGGGTTCGGTAGTagccagggctggagggagcccTCGCCTCGAAAAT CTAAAACTTTTGGAAGGTCCCCATCTAGAAAGCAGAACCACTCTTCTAAAAATGAAAGCTCTGTGGAAGAAAGTTTTGAGGATCTGCTGTTGAAGTATAAGCAGATACAGTTAGAACTTGAACACATTAATAAAGATGAAAGACTGGCTTTGAGCaacagggaagaaaatgagaaacaagATGGTGAAAAAACAGTGGACACTGAGGACCAAAAAACTATAGAAAATGACAGTATTAAAACGGACACTGTAAAAGAAGGACCTCCTGAGGAGAAAAATCCGGTTATGGGCTTTCAGGCATTTGAACTGAAACCTCTCAGACAAAAACTGCCTACTCCAGCTGAGAGGAGCAGAttgaaaaaaggcaaagaaggaATGAAGCAGTCCTCGCAAAAATCTGAAGCATCAGAATCTGGCCAAG GTACAGAAGACAAAGAGCAAACATCAGTGCGAAAGCTTAGCAGTTCAGATGTTGCATCTGAAAAG aagCTGCTTGATGATGAGGAGGAGATGTCTGAATTGCAACTTAGGCTTCTTGCACTTCAGTCTGCTAGTAAAAAATGGCAGCAAAAAGAGCAACAGGTGATgaaggaaagcaaggaaaaattAACTAAAACGAAAAGTGTAACACAGAAAATCAAAGCCAGTACAAAAGCACATTCAACAAAAAAACCTAGTACTACAG gCAAGCAAGCTTTGAGGAAGCAACAGACAAAGACATCAAAGAAGATGCAGCAGCAAAAGGAACTAGACCGGCGGCAGAAAGAGGAAGACCAGAGGAAacaagaagaagaggaggagagaagaaagagagaagaagaaataagaaaaattaggGACCTCTCAAATCAAGAAGAGCAGTACAATCGATTTATGAAGCTTGTTGGAGGAAAGAGGAGATCAAGAAGCAGG TCATCAGATACAGACTTGAGATGGTCTTTGGATAAGCAGTCTACAGAGAGTGCAGGAGGCATATATCAGTATGATAATTACGATGAAGTTGCTATGGATACAGACAGTGAAACTAACTCACCAG CTTCTTCCCCAGTGCAGCCTCCTTTCTTTGAGTGTCCAGTAGGATATTTTCCACCTCCAGTACCACCAATTTCCTTGCCACTACCTCCTCCAATTCCA cctgTACCGTCTTTGAGCCATCTTTACATGGAGGGTATTCCTTGTGTTTCTCTTGAGCCACCTCCACCTCTTCCCCCTCTTCCACCTGAAGAGCCTGAACAGCCACCAAAACCTCCATTTGctgatgaggaagaggaggaggagatgctcTTAAGAGAAGAACTACTCAAGTCTCTAGCCAACAAGCGTGCTTTCAGAGCTGAG gAAACATCAAGTAACAGTGGTCCACCTTCTCCTCCTGTTCCAGAGAACTTGCAGCCTGTGCCAAGAAGCAATCTGTCTGCTGTCAGTATTAATACTGTGTCTCAGCCACGGGTGCAAAGTACAAAGTTTGTTAGAGTACCGAGGCTTCCACGAGCAGTGATCACA CTTCCAAAACACAAGTCTGTTGTGGTTACATTAAATGACTCAGATGACAGTGAGTCTGATGGAGAGCCCTCTAACTCAACTAGCAGTGTGTTTGGAGGACTAGAATCTATGATAAAAGAAGCAAGGAGAAATGTTGAG GCATCAAAAATCAAAGCCCCTCCAAAATCAGAAAAAGAGAATGATCCAATGAGAACTCCAGAGGCTCTGCCAGAAGATAAGAAAATAGAATACAGGCTTCTAAAAGAAGAGATTGCCAG TCGTGAGAAACAGCGCTTAATTAAGTCTGATCCAGTGAAGAACAATTTGTCCCCTGCAAATTCTGATGGTGAAGTTGATGGAATTGGGAGAATAGCAGTAGTGACCAAACAAGTCACAGAAGCAGaagcaaagctgaagaaaaacag AATGCTGTTGATAAAGGATGAGTCTGTCTTGAAAAATTTATTGCAACAGCAGGCCAAGAAGAGAGAGAATGTTCGAattgctgaaaataaaattaacaaacTGGCTGAACAGCTACAAGCAACAGAGAAGATCTTGAATGCTAACAAAGCATTTCTCAAGAGGCTTCAGGAACAT atacATAAAGTCCAACAACGCGTTACAGTAAAAAAAGCTCTGGCATTAAAATACGGAGAAGAACTTGCTCGAGCAAAAGCAGTAGCAAGTAAGGAAATTGGGAAACGAAAGCTAGAGCAGGATCATCTTGGT ccaAGCAAAATGTTGAAATTGGATACCTCCCCTGCATCAAGTCCAAAAAAGCCTTCAGCAGAATTGATTGCACTAGAGAAAAAACGACTGCAGCAACTAGAGTATGAATATGCTCTAAAGATTCAGAAGTTGAAGGAGGCCCGTGCACTTCAAACCAAGGAACAATCAAATACTACACCTCATGTCGAAGAGGAATCTGAATTTGCATTACCTCAGCCATCACTTCATGATCTTACACAGGACAAATTGACTTTGGACagtgaagaaaattactttgatGATGAAGTCTTGTCTAATTCAAATAGAGAACGAAGGAGATCTTTCAGAGAATCTAATTCTTTTACTAAGCCAAATCTTAAACACATGGACACTCCAAAACAAGAAACTATAAACAAACTTTCTAAAAAGGCCTCCGAGGAGCCTGAGCTGTTCCTTGGGTTGAATATTGATGAACTGAAAAAACTTTATGCTAAAGCTGACAGCTTGAAAGAACTGCTAATGAAAAGTACTGTCTTTATTGTGCCTAAGGAAGATATCTTGTGTGGTCAG GAAATTTCAGTGGACATGGATTTTTTTACATCACAAAGTAAACAAGCTGAAGTGAAACCATTTCCATTTGGACCGTATCGTAGTCCTCTTCTACTGTTTAAATCCTACAG GTTTAGTCCTTATTTTCGTACCAAGGAAAAGCTGTACCTCAGTTCAATAACGTATAGCAATATGATTGAGCCAAAACAGTGTTTCTGCCGCTTTGATTTAACAGGCACCTGTAATGATGATGACTGTCAGTG gCAGCACATGAAAGATTGCACTCTTAGCCGTAAGCAGCTCTTTCAGGATATTCTGTCTTACAATTTAGAACTGATTGGCTGTTCAGAAAAAAGCACTGATGAGGAAATCAGCACTGCCACAG aaaaatatgTTGAAAAACTTTTTGGTATAAACAGAGATCGTATGTCAGTGGATCAGATGGCTGTTCTTCTGGCCAGTAATGTCAACGAGAGTAAAAGTCACA CACCTCCACATACAActtggaaagagaaaaggaaatggagaCCAAAGTACTGGAGAAAACCTCTGTTAGATAGTAGCAGCAGTGAAGAGGAACAGTTTGTTGGACCTATTAAATATG CCCATCCCACAGAACATAAAAAAAGAGTTCCAGTGCTTGATACTGTGGTGACTCCAGATGATGTTCGGTATTTTACAAGTGAGACCGATGACATTTCCAACTTGGAAGCAAGTGTCCAAGAAAACCCCTGTGATGTACAGCTTTGGATTAAACTTGCATATAAATACTTGAATCAAAATGAAAG cTCGTCATCTGAGTGTTTAGATTCTACTTTAAATGTTTTGGCTCGAGCCCTGGAGAACAACAAAGAAAATCCTGAAATTTGGTGTCACTACCTCAGACTTTTCTCAAAAAGAGGAACCAAGGAGGAGATACAGGAAATGTGTGAAACAGCAGTGGAATATGCTCCCTCTTATCAAATTTGGTGGACA TTTTTAAATTTGGAGAATTCCTTTGATGGAAAAGACTACGTATGTGGGAGGATGCTGCAGTTCCTAATGGAAGTgacaggaggaggagaaaacccGAATCTTGTGTCCTTTCAGTTGCTAGAGACTCTCCTTTACAGGGTTCATTTAAGCCTGTTTACAGGAAGACATCAGAATGCTCTTGTTCTGCTGCAG AATGCTTTAAAATCAGCAAATGAAAAGATAATAGCAGAACGCCTTACTGCAAGTGACCGTTGCTTGGCTTGGCTGGCTTACATACATCTAATTGAATTTGGTGTTCTCCCAGTCAAGTTCTATGATCCAGCTAATGTCAGTCCTTCAAGGATTGTTCACAAAGAGCCATTTTTAATACCATGGCAGACGGCTCAAGATGTGAAGACTGATCCTGATACACTTTTAGCTATGTTTGAAG ATGCAGTCAAAACATGTACTGATGAAAGCCTTGAGGCTGACAAAAGAATAGCTACCTGCTTTCCTCTCTATAGGAACATGATAGCTTTGCTGAAACTTCTTGAAAG gtgggAGTCTGCTGCAGAACTTTGTAGGTCTTTATTGGAGCTCTGCCCTAACAACTGTCAGCTCTTGGAGAGTTTGGCGACCTTGTATTTGCAGATGAAGCAGAGTGAAAATGCCCACAAGGTGTGGATTGGAGCTTTTGAGAAGAATCCTCAGAATGCAGAAATTTTTTATCGATTGTGTAAATTTCTTGTTTCACAG gaAAGGTCAAGCAGTATTCTTCCACTGTTGCAAGATTTCGTGGCAGCTTTCTTTGAGAATACATGCCAAGAGCATGGTCCCATGGATCTCTTAAG ATATCTCTTGAATTTTCCAATGCCAATTGAATTTACATCACCTCTCTATAAAGAACATCTTACAGATGATGTTGTTAACCAGCAAATTCCATATCTGTGGCAGATCTACTG TTTGTGCCAGTCTCTTCATGCAAGTGTTGGTGAAGCACTGGATGCTTATGAAGCAGCTCTGGGGGCAGTGATGCAGCAGGAAACTGTTCAGAATATTTGGTTGGA ttacCTTGTTTTTCTCAATAGCAAAGTTGTTGAATCCAGCAACAAAGTACAAGAATTCAAGCTTTTTACTGATCTAGTGAACAGATGTCTGGTGACAGTCCCCACACAATATCCAATTCCATTTAGTACTGCTGATTATTGGACCAATTATGAGTTTCATAATAAG gtaattcttttttatttgagCTGCATTCCAAAATCTCAGCATTCCAAAACTTTGGAACGGTTTTGTTCTACCATGCCTACTAATCCTGGACTTGCACTGAG ACTGCTTCTGCGATACTGGGAGGAGAGCAATGTTCAGATTCTGAAACTGCAAGCCAAGATGTTTACATATAATATCCCAACATGCCTGGCCATCTGGAAAAT aGCCATTGCTGCCGAATGCTTTCTAATGGGACAAAGAGAA GTCCATCATTTATATCAGAGAGCCCTTCAGAAGTTACCTCTATGTGCAACACTGTGGAAAGAT CAACTCTTGTTTGAAGCATCAGGAGGAGGTAAAACTGATAACCTGAGAAAACTAGTTTCCAAGTGCCAAGAGGTTGGAGTCAGCCTAGATGAGCTATTAAATTTAAACACTTAcagaacagaaaacaagaatctCTGA